A segment of the Sphingopyxis sp. OAS728 genome:
CCGACCGCGAAAAGATTTTGAGCAGATAGTCGCTCTCGCCCGCAGTCGTGTGGCACTCGACGACGGCGGGATGCGCGAGCACCGCGGCCTCGAAATCGGTATGCGCATCGAAGCGGATTTGCACTTCGACGAAGCTTTGGACGGCGAGGCCGATCGCGAGCGGATCGATCCGCGCGGCATATCCTTCGATGACGCCGCTTTCCTCGAGATTTTTCACGCGCGACCAGCAGGGCGATTTGGACAGGCCGACCTGCTCGCCCAGATCGGCGAAGGATTGCCGCCCGTCGCGTTCGAGTTCGGCGACGATTTTCCAGTCGAGCTTGTCCATGCGTTCCGTCCTGAATCGGGTTCCGGCCCTAAAGGGAATGGCGCTTCTTAATTCGCGGAACATTATCCTGCAAACTCGTTCTTATGTGGAACGATTGTGGGTTTTCGACGATCTCTTGGCGCGAAATCCGCACAATGTTCGCGCAGTGCCGCGCTATCTCTTGCGCCGAAGGGTTTGGAGAGAGACCTATGGCCGCGACACATATTTTCGACGCACCGCCCGAAGGTGTCGCGGCCAATTGGACGATGCCGCAGAACTGGGCTGCCTTCACCGCCAAGCAGCATGAAACTTGGCGGACCTTGTTCGATCGACAGTCGGTCGCGTTGGAGGGGTATGCGTGCCGGTCGTTTCGCGATGGCCTTGGCATTCTGCATAAGCTGAAGCCCGGCGTTCCCGATTTTGCCGAGCTCAACGCGCTGCTGAAGCCGGCGTCGGGGTGGGAAGTCGTCGCGGTACCCGGCTGGATCCCGAACGAGCCATTCTTCGAGCACCTTGCGAACAAGCGCTTTCCTGCCGCGAACTTCGTCCGCCCGCCCGAACAGATCGCTTACAGCGAAGAGCCCGATATGTTTCACGACATATTCGGTCATATCCCGATGCTCACCGACCCGGCCTTTTCGGATTTCCTCGTTGCTTATGGCGAAGCGGGATTGCGCGCAGAGAAGCTCGGGGCGTCGGACTTTCTCGGGCGCCTGTGGCTCTATACGGTCGAATTCGGCCTCGTGGTCGAGGACGGCGAGCTCCGCGCCTTTGGCGGTGGCCTGATGTCGAGCTTCGCCGAGACGATATCCGCGCTGACCGCACCCGGACCGCAGCGCATCTGGCTCGATATCGAGCGCGTGATGCGCACACGGTATAATTTCGACGAATATCAGCAGACCTATTTCGTCGTGGCGGGTTTCGAGGATTTGCTGCGCGCGACCGAGGAAACCGATTTCGCCAGCATCTACCGGAAAATCGCTGGCGAACCCGCGCTCGAACCGGGGGATGTCTGGTGCGGCGATGTCGCTTATGAAGGACGCCTGCCGGCCGCGCCGGCAAGCGGAGAGGCGCTTCTATGATCAGGCAGACAAGCGACGGCGGCACCGAAATTTTCGAGACCGAGATCGACGGCGAAACGATCCAGTGGGACAATGGCCTGACCTATGCGCGGCATTTGCAGACCGCGCAGCTTCTCTCGGCGCAGGTGCCGGTGTCGGACAAGCCCGACGAAATGCTGTTCATCATCATGCACCAGACGATGGAGCTGTGGCTGAAGCTGGTACTCCACGAGGGGCGGTTGGTTTATGATGCAATCAAGGCCGACCGGCTCGAGATCGCGGGCAAGGGGCTCGACCGCATCGCGACGATCCAGCGGCACATGATCCATAGCTGGGAAGTGCTCGCGACGCTGACCCCGCACGACTTCCTGACCTTTCGCGGCTTCCTGCGCCGCGCGTCGGGCTTCCAGTCGCAGCAGTATCGCGAGCTGGAATATCTGCTTGGGAACAAGCGTGAGGATATGATGATCGTCCATAAGGACGACCCACAAGCCACTGAAAGGCTGCGCGCGTCGTTCGAAGCGCCGTCGCTTTATGACGAGTTGCTGAAGCTACTCGCGCGGCGCGGTTTCGACATTCCTGCCGATCATCTGGAGCGCGACTGGACCAAGCCTTACGAGGCGTCGGAAGCGGTCGAGAAGACGTGGCTCGCGATCTACACCCATCCCGAGCGGCACTGGGATCTCTACACGCTCGCCGAGAAGATCACCGCGCTCGAATATTATTTCCAGGAATGGCGCTTCAAGCACATGAAGACCGTCGCGCGTGTGATCGGGCACAAGCCGGGAACGGGCGGGTCGTCGGGGGTCAATTATCTCGTCAAGGCGCTGAGCCTCAGCTTCTTCCCCGAACTCTGGTCGATGCGCACCGAGATGACCGCACCGCGTGAAGGCGGCGACTATGCCGAAGGGAAGGGCGCATGAGCCGGATCTGGGACATTTCGCAGCCGCTGCACGCTGCGGTGCCGGTGTGGCCAGGCGAGCCGGCCTTCGCGCTCCACAGCCATGCGGTGATCGGCGACGGTTGCCCGGTCAATGTCGGGGGCATGTTCACGCCTTTGCACGCGGGCACCCACGGCGATGCGCCGTTGCATTACGCCAATGACGGCGCATCGTCGGCCGACTGCGATCTCGACGCCTATATCGGGCCGTGCGTGCTGCTCGACATGCGCCATGCGCGCGGGCGGGTCGAGATTACCGATATGAATTGGGATGCGATCAAGGGCGCCGAGCGCGTTTTGCTGCGCACCTATGACCAATTTCCGCACAAGCAATGGGACAGCGATTTCACCGCTATTGCCAGCGATGTCATCGCGCGGCTTGGATCTATGGGCGTGCGGCTGATCGGCACCGATGCCGCCTCGCTCGATCCCGAACAGTCGAAGACGCTCGACGCGCATCAGGCGGTGAAGGCAGCCGATATGCGGATATTGGAGGGACTCGTGCTCGATGACGTGTCGCCCGGACGGTACGAGCTTGTCGCTTTGCCGCTCCGCATCGTCGGCGGCGACGCCAGCCCGGTTAGGGCTATCCTGAGGGAAATCGCATGACCGACACGCTTCTTGCCAACGATGTGTCGGCGCTCGACACCGCCGACCCGCTCGCGCATTTTCGCGGCCGTTTCCAGCTTCGCGAAGGCCTGATCTACCTTGACGGCAATTCACTGGGCGCGCTGCCCAAGGCAACCGGCCACCGGCTCGCCGAGGTTGTCGGAAGCGAATGGGGCGAGGGGCTGATCACCTCATGGCTCGGCGCCGAATGGTCGACCGCGCCGCGGCGGATCGGCGACAAGATCGGGCGGCTGATCGGCGCGAAGCCGGGAGAGATCGTCGCGACCGATTCGACTTCGGTGAATATCTTCAAGGCGTTGACGGCCGCGCTTTCGTTGCGGCGTGAACAGACGGTGATCCTGTCCGAGGCGACGAACTTCCCGACCGACGTCTATATGATGCAAGGGATCGAAGCTTTCTCGGGGGGGCGCGTCAAAGCCGTAACCGTGGCGCCCGACGCCATCGTCGAGGCGCTGAACGAGGATGTCGCGGTGCTGCTGCTTACGCAGGTCCACTACAAGTCGGGCCGCGTCCGCGACATGGCGGCGATCACGCGAGCCGCGCATGAGGTTGGCGCGCTTGTCGTCTGGGATCTCAGCCACAGCGCGGGCGCGATCGCCGTTGACCTGAATGGCGCGAACGCCGATTTCGCCATCGGCTGCGGCTACAAGTTCCTCAATGGCGGACCCGGCGCGCCCGCCTATCTGTTTGCGGCGGCGCGGCACCATGCCGCCACGCCTGTGCTGTCGGGCTGGTTCGGGCACGCGCGGCCGTTCGACTTCGAGGAGGATTACGACCCCGCCGCAGGGATCGAGCGCTTCCAGTGCGGAACGCCGCCGGTGCTCGGCCTGTCCGCGCTCGAAGTCGGTGTCGACCTGATGCTCGAAGCCGACATGGCCGAAATCCGGCGCAAATCGCTCGCACTCGGCGACCTGTTTATCGAGCAGATGCGGCCGCTGTGCGACGCCTATGGGTTTGAGCTGGTGAGCACGCAGGGGCATGCCGAGCGGGGCAGCCAAGTCGCCTATGCGCATCCGCAGGGCTACCAGATCGTGCAAGCGCTCAAGGAATATGACGTAATCGCCGATTTCCGCGCGCCGGACATTTTGCGTTTCGGGCTGACGCCGCTGTACCTGCGCTATCGCGACATCGTCGAAACGGTCGAGCGCCTCGAAAGGGTCTGCGCAACGCGCGCATGGGACAAGCCGCAATATCATCAGCGGGCAGCGGTGACATGAGCGACGTGTCGGCACCTTTCCTGCCCAGATCGCGCGTCGCTGCGGTACAGGCCGCGCCGGTCTTCCTCGACACGGCGCGCACGGTCGACAAGGCGTGTGCGCTGATCGCAGAGGCTGCGAATAACGGCGCACAGTTCGTTGCTTTCCCTGAAGTTTTCGTTTCGGCCTATCCCTATTGGAACTGGCTGATGACGCCGATCGAGGGCGCCGAGTGGCACGAGCGCCTGTATCGCGCGTCGCTCTTGATCGACGGCCCCGAGGTTGCCGCACTCTGCGCCGCCGCACGCGACCATGGCTGCACCGTCGTCATCGGCATCAACGAGCGCGATCCCGTGAGCGTGGGGACGCTCTACAACACCAACCTGATCATCGGTGCCGACGGCAGCCTGCTCGGGCGCCATCGCAAGTTGGTGCCGACCTGGGCCGAAAAGCTGACTTGGGCGGGCGGCGACGGCAGTTCGATCCGCGTCTACGACACGCCGGTCGGGCCGCTCGGGACCCTCGCTTGCGGAGAGAATACCAACACGCTGGCGCGTTTCGCGCTGCTGTCGCAGGGCGAGCTGGTCCATGTCGCCAATTATATCGCGCTGCCCGTCGCGCCTTCGTCATACAATATGGCCGCGGCGATCAAGATCCGCGCCACCGCGCACAGTTTCGAGGGCAAGGTCTTCACCATCGTCGCCTGCTCGGCGGTGAGCGAGGAGATCATCGCGGCGATGTCCGAAGGGCGCCCGCAGAACCGCGAGCTCTTGTCGCGGCCGAACAGCGCCTTTTCGGGCGTGATCGACCCGCACGGCAACCTCGTGGGCGAGGCGCTGATCGACGAAGAGGGCATTGTCTACGCCGACATCGACCTTGGCGACTGCATCCGCCCCAAGCTGATGCACGACATCATCGGCGGCTATAACCGCTTCGACATCTTCAACCTGACGGTCGACCGGACTCCCCGCGCGTCAGCCCTGTTCGTCGACGAGCCGCAGCCCGCCGACCCCGATGAGGAGACGCCCTGATGGCAGAAGGCAGCACGATCATCGACCCGCGCGACGATGTGCTCGGGCGCGCGCGGGTCACCGATACGCCCGAACTCGAGGCCTTTTATCAGGAGCTTGCTGCACGCAATGCAGGTGCATTCTGGAAGCGGGCGAATGCGATCGAGCCGTGGGAGCCCGAGACGCGCTATCGCCCGACGCTGTGGCACTATGCCGATATGCGCGACATGTGCCTGCGTGCGCTCGATCTGGTGAAGCCCGAGGAAGCGGGGCGCCGCGTTGTGACCCTGCTCAACGACAGCGATGCGGGGCGCGAGAATGTCGCCGTCTGCGGCTGGCTGTTCAGCGGCATGCAGGCGATGCGCCCCGGCGAGATCACTCCCGCGCACAAGCACACCGCGTCGGCGCATCGTTTCATCATGGAGGGGAAGGGCGCCTATACCGTCGTCGACGGGCATCACATCACCTTGGGCGCCAACGATTATGTGCTGACCCCGAACGGCGCCTGGCACGACCATGGCGTGGTCGCCGAGGGCGAGGTGTCGATCTGGCAGGACGGGCTCGACATCCCGCTGATGAACAGCCTAGAGACCAATTTTTACGCAGTCTACGACCAGCCCGCGCAGACGGCGGCCTTTCCCGCCGACGACTTGCCGCTGAGCTACGGCGGCGCGGCGCTGCGGCCCGAGGGCGTGCCAGCGTGGGAGAAGCCCTATTCGCCGGTGATGGTCTATCGCTGGGAAGCGACGCGCGACGCGCTGTGGAACCTCGCGAAAGTGTCCGACGGCACACCATTCGACGGGCATATGGTGCGCTATTCGAACCCGCTCACCGGCGGCTGGGCGCTGCAGACGATGGGCGCGCATATGCAGATGCTTAAAGGCGGCTTTCGCGGCAAGGCGCAGCGCCACACAGGCAATGTCGTCTATAATGTCGCGGGCGGCCGCGGCTATTCGATCATCGGTGGCGAGCGCTTCGACTGGGGCACGCACGACATTTTCTGCGTGCCCGCATGGATGTGGCACGAGCATGTCAATCTCGACCCATCCGAAGAAGCCTTCCTCTTCTCGTTCAACGATTTCCCCGTGATGGAGGCGCTCGGCGTCCGGATCGAGGAAGCCCTCCAAGAAAATGACGGACATCAAAAATGCGCTTTGTGACGTATCGCACGGTCGAGACCGAACCGCGGCTCGGCCTTCTCCACGACGGGCTCGTGATTGACGTCGAATATTTTGGCGATGCGATCGGCAATGACATGCCTTCGACGATGCTCGATTTCATCGATCTGGGCCCGATCGCCGTGCGCTTCCTGCAGGAAGCCGTGGCGGCGGCGACCACCGCCGACTTGATCGGCACCTCGCTGCCTGCGGGCAACGTTAGCTTGCTTGCGCCGATCCCGCGGCCGCGCAAGAATATATTCGGAATTGGCCTCAACTATACCGAGCATGTTGCTGAATCTGCACGTTCTCTCGACACCTCGAACGAACTGCCGCAGCAGCCGGTAATTTTCTCGAAACCGCCGACGGCGGTCGTCGCGTGGAACGACCCGATCCGCCACAATGCGAAGGTGACGCAGCAGCTCGACTGGGAAACCGAGCTGGCGGTGGTCATCGGCAGCACCGCGCGGCATGTCGCCGAGGCCGACGCGCTGAACCATGTGTTCGGCTACACCGTGATCAATGATGTGTCGGCGCGCGATTGTCGTCGCGCGGGACAATGGATCGTGTCGAAGGGGCAGGACAGCTTTGCGCCCATGGGGCCGTGCATCGTGACCCCCGACGAGATCGGCGATCCACATGATCTGAACATCAGGACGCATGTGAACGGCGTCGAGAAGCAGAACAGCAACACGCGCTTCATGCTGTTCAATATCAATCAGTTGATCGCCGACATTTCGAGCGTGATGACGCTCGAGCCCGGCGACATCATCGCGACGGGTACCCCCGCGGGCGTTGGCGCGGGACGCACGCCGCAAGAGTTCATGTGGCCGGGCGATGTGGTCGAATGCACCGTCGAGGGCATCGGCACGCTCCGCAATCCGATCGTCGCAGTCTGAGGACGGCGCGATGACGAGACCGATCCGCATCGGGCAGATCGTGCCCAGCTCGAACGTCACGATGGAGACCGAGATCCCGGCTCTGCTCCGCGCGCGCGAGGGCATCGCGCCCGAACGCTTCACCTTTCATTCGTCGCGCATGCGGATGAAGAAGGTGACGAAGGAGGAACTCGCGGCGATGGACGCAGATTCCGACCGTTGCGCGCTCGAACTCTCCGACGCGGCGGTCGATGTGCTCGGCTATGCCTGCCTCGTCGCGATCATGAGCATGGGTGAGGGTTATCACCGTGTATCGGAAGCGCGGCTGCACCAGCGCACGGTCGAGAATGGTCATGCCGCGCCGGTGGTCACGAGTGCCGGCGCCCTGGTCGAGGGGCTGAAGACGCTGAAGGCCAAGCGCATCGCGCTCGTCGCGCCCTATATGAAGCCGCTGACCGAGATGGTCGTCTCCTATATTCGGAATGAAGGTATCGAAGTAAGCGATTGGCTTGCACTCGAAATTCCTGACAATCTGGAAGTGGCCGCGCAGGATCCCGCGAAGTTGCTCGAGCATTACAAGAGGCTCGACCTGACCGGTATCGACGCGCTGGTGCTGTCGGCCTGCGTCCAGATGCCGTCGCTGCCGTCGGTGCAGAAGATCGAGGATGCAATCGGTTTGCCCGTCGTGTCGGCGGCGATCTGCACCGCGCACCAGATGCTCACGCGGCTGGGGCTGCGGGCCGAGGTTCCGGGCGCCGGGGCTTTGCTGTCGGGCCGTTATTGAGGCGGCGCGATGGCCGCTGCCGCGGCGACATCGTGTGTCACATTGGCGACCGTGCGGAACATGTCGGGAATCACGTCGATCGCGAGCAGGATCGGTAGCAGTTCGAGCGGCGCCCCGAGTGCGATTGCGGTCGGCGCGACCGATGCATAGAAGCTGATCTGCCCGGGCATCCCGAGGATCGCGAGCGACGACAGCACGGCGAGCGGCAGCGCGACCGCAAGCTGTAGCGGCGAAACGTCGACCCCCGCCATCCACGCGAGCGCCAGTGCCATCATCACCGTGTTCGACGGCGCGGTGATCTTGAAGGTTGCAACCGCCATGGGCAGGATCGCTGCGGCATTGCGTTCCTCGATGCCGACGCGCTCGGCGCTCACCATCATCGCGGGCAGCGTCGCAATCGACGATTGGGTGCTCGCCGCGATGGCCTGTGCAGGTGTCATGGCGCGTGCAAACCTTCCCAAGGGGACGCCTCCGGCAAAGCGCGCAATGGCATAGCCGAGAACGATCAGCACCAGCGTCACCGCGATCGAGATAGCAAGATATTGGGCGAGGATCTTGAGTACCGCGGTTCCGACGGTCGCGCCGATCGCGAGCGCGAGCGCGAAGATGCCGATTGGCGCGACGCGCAGCACCCAGCCGACGACGACGATCATCGCATCGGCAAGCCCACGCAGCGGCTGAAGGACGGCTTCGGCGCGGTCGCGGTCGATCTTGCCGACCGCGAGGCCGAGGACGAGCGCGAAGATGACGAGCGGCAGCACCGCGCCCTCGGCGGCCGATGCGACGACGTTGGTCGGGATCATCGCGCGCAGCGTTTCGGCTG
Coding sequences within it:
- a CDS encoding Lrp/AsnC family transcriptional regulator; its protein translation is MDKLDWKIVAELERDGRQSFADLGEQVGLSKSPCWSRVKNLEESGVIEGYAARIDPLAIGLAVQSFVEVQIRFDAHTDFEAAVLAHPAVVECHTTAGESDYLLKIFSRSADHLDELLRHNLSKLPGVQRLKTVVCLKTIKRHGDLAEWARTTEGRGRAG
- the phhA gene encoding phenylalanine 4-monooxygenase; the protein is MAATHIFDAPPEGVAANWTMPQNWAAFTAKQHETWRTLFDRQSVALEGYACRSFRDGLGILHKLKPGVPDFAELNALLKPASGWEVVAVPGWIPNEPFFEHLANKRFPAANFVRPPEQIAYSEEPDMFHDIFGHIPMLTDPAFSDFLVAYGEAGLRAEKLGASDFLGRLWLYTVEFGLVVEDGELRAFGGGLMSSFAETISALTAPGPQRIWLDIERVMRTRYNFDEYQQTYFVVAGFEDLLRATEETDFASIYRKIAGEPALEPGDVWCGDVAYEGRLPAAPASGEALL
- a CDS encoding tryptophan 2,3-dioxygenase yields the protein MIRQTSDGGTEIFETEIDGETIQWDNGLTYARHLQTAQLLSAQVPVSDKPDEMLFIIMHQTMELWLKLVLHEGRLVYDAIKADRLEIAGKGLDRIATIQRHMIHSWEVLATLTPHDFLTFRGFLRRASGFQSQQYRELEYLLGNKREDMMIVHKDDPQATERLRASFEAPSLYDELLKLLARRGFDIPADHLERDWTKPYEASEAVEKTWLAIYTHPERHWDLYTLAEKITALEYYFQEWRFKHMKTVARVIGHKPGTGGSSGVNYLVKALSLSFFPELWSMRTEMTAPREGGDYAEGKGA
- the kynB gene encoding arylformamidase, with product MSRIWDISQPLHAAVPVWPGEPAFALHSHAVIGDGCPVNVGGMFTPLHAGTHGDAPLHYANDGASSADCDLDAYIGPCVLLDMRHARGRVEITDMNWDAIKGAERVLLRTYDQFPHKQWDSDFTAIASDVIARLGSMGVRLIGTDAASLDPEQSKTLDAHQAVKAADMRILEGLVLDDVSPGRYELVALPLRIVGGDASPVRAILREIA
- the kynU gene encoding kynureninase, whose product is MTDTLLANDVSALDTADPLAHFRGRFQLREGLIYLDGNSLGALPKATGHRLAEVVGSEWGEGLITSWLGAEWSTAPRRIGDKIGRLIGAKPGEIVATDSTSVNIFKALTAALSLRREQTVILSEATNFPTDVYMMQGIEAFSGGRVKAVTVAPDAIVEALNEDVAVLLLTQVHYKSGRVRDMAAITRAAHEVGALVVWDLSHSAGAIAVDLNGANADFAIGCGYKFLNGGPGAPAYLFAAARHHAATPVLSGWFGHARPFDFEEDYDPAAGIERFQCGTPPVLGLSALEVGVDLMLEADMAEIRRKSLALGDLFIEQMRPLCDAYGFELVSTQGHAERGSQVAYAHPQGYQIVQALKEYDVIADFRAPDILRFGLTPLYLRYRDIVETVERLERVCATRAWDKPQYHQRAAVT
- a CDS encoding carbon-nitrogen hydrolase family protein, which translates into the protein MSDVSAPFLPRSRVAAVQAAPVFLDTARTVDKACALIAEAANNGAQFVAFPEVFVSAYPYWNWLMTPIEGAEWHERLYRASLLIDGPEVAALCAAARDHGCTVVIGINERDPVSVGTLYNTNLIIGADGSLLGRHRKLVPTWAEKLTWAGGDGSSIRVYDTPVGPLGTLACGENTNTLARFALLSQGELVHVANYIALPVAPSSYNMAAAIKIRATAHSFEGKVFTIVACSAVSEEIIAAMSEGRPQNRELLSRPNSAFSGVIDPHGNLVGEALIDEEGIVYADIDLGDCIRPKLMHDIIGGYNRFDIFNLTVDRTPRASALFVDEPQPADPDEETP
- a CDS encoding cupin domain-containing protein → MAEGSTIIDPRDDVLGRARVTDTPELEAFYQELAARNAGAFWKRANAIEPWEPETRYRPTLWHYADMRDMCLRALDLVKPEEAGRRVVTLLNDSDAGRENVAVCGWLFSGMQAMRPGEITPAHKHTASAHRFIMEGKGAYTVVDGHHITLGANDYVLTPNGAWHDHGVVAEGEVSIWQDGLDIPLMNSLETNFYAVYDQPAQTAAFPADDLPLSYGGAALRPEGVPAWEKPYSPVMVYRWEATRDALWNLAKVSDGTPFDGHMVRYSNPLTGGWALQTMGAHMQMLKGGFRGKAQRHTGNVVYNVAGGRGYSIIGGERFDWGTHDIFCVPAWMWHEHVNLDPSEEAFLFSFNDFPVMEALGVRIEEALQENDGHQKCAL
- a CDS encoding fumarylacetoacetate hydrolase family protein, whose translation is MRFVTYRTVETEPRLGLLHDGLVIDVEYFGDAIGNDMPSTMLDFIDLGPIAVRFLQEAVAAATTADLIGTSLPAGNVSLLAPIPRPRKNIFGIGLNYTEHVAESARSLDTSNELPQQPVIFSKPPTAVVAWNDPIRHNAKVTQQLDWETELAVVIGSTARHVAEADALNHVFGYTVINDVSARDCRRAGQWIVSKGQDSFAPMGPCIVTPDEIGDPHDLNIRTHVNGVEKQNSNTRFMLFNINQLIADISSVMTLEPGDIIATGTPAGVGAGRTPQEFMWPGDVVECTVEGIGTLRNPIVAV
- a CDS encoding Asp/Glu racemase, which translates into the protein MTRPIRIGQIVPSSNVTMETEIPALLRAREGIAPERFTFHSSRMRMKKVTKEELAAMDADSDRCALELSDAAVDVLGYACLVAIMSMGEGYHRVSEARLHQRTVENGHAAPVVTSAGALVEGLKTLKAKRIALVAPYMKPLTEMVVSYIRNEGIEVSDWLALEIPDNLEVAAQDPAKLLEHYKRLDLTGIDALVLSACVQMPSLPSVQKIEDAIGLPVVSAAICTAHQMLTRLGLRAEVPGAGALLSGRY
- a CDS encoding dicarboxylate/amino acid:cation symporter — protein: MVISRARAWATRMPGSGWMIVALIAGFTIGTFVASSSPAVEAAQLVGGIWLDGLRMTIVPLIFALVATGVASLGMGDHHEAARLGRRLPLILIGLLIVSAIIGALMVPPLLGAVTIAPADIAALRSLFPAPPAPAVPGAAETLRAMIPTNVVASAAEGAVLPLVIFALVLGLAVGKIDRDRAEAVLQPLRGLADAMIVVVGWVLRVAPIGIFALALAIGATVGTAVLKILAQYLAISIAVTLVLIVLGYAIARFAGGVPLGRFARAMTPAQAIAASTQSSIATLPAMMVSAERVGIEERNAAAILPMAVATFKITAPSNTVMMALALAWMAGVDVSPLQLAVALPLAVLSSLAILGMPGQISFYASVAPTAIALGAPLELLPILLAIDVIPDMFRTVANVTHDVAAAAAIAPPQ